Below is a genomic region from Actinoallomurus bryophytorum.
GTGGCTCGCTCGACGCGATCTCCACCGACAGCACCATTCTCGCCGGCTACGCCGCCCGTGAGGGCACCGCGGTCAAGGTCGACAACGTGCCGTTCACCGACGAGAAGTACGGCGTCGGCATCAAGAAGGGCGATGTCAAGACCTGCAACGCGGTCAACAAGGCGATCACCGAGATGTACGCCGACGGCACCGCCAAGAAGCTGGTCGACAAATGGTTCACCCCGGAACACCTGCAGTTCGACACCAGCAAGCCCCCGGCTTTCCAGGGCTGCAGCTGAGCCGAAGCACCCGATAGAGCGCCGGTGAGCCTCCGTGCTCACCGGCGCCGTCTCGATCCGGTGGAGACCCATGAATTTCCACGCGCTGTTGGACTTCAGTCCACTGCAGCAAGAATTCGGCACCATCATGAAGGCGTTCTGGGGGACGGTCCGGCTCGCCCTCGTAACGGGCATCGGTGCGATGATCTTCGGCACGGTGCTCGCCGCGATGCGGGTCTCCCCGACCCCGGTGCTGCGCGCGGCCGGCGCCCTCTACGTCTACATTTTCCGTAACACCCCGCTGACGCTGATCCTGTTGTTCTGCAGCCTCGGCCTGAGCGACACGTTGAGGCTCCACATCTCCGAGGACCCGGGCACCAACGGCTTCTGGCTGGCGGCGATCGGCATGACGATCTACACCTCGTCGTTCGTCTGCGAGTCGCTTCGGGCGGGCATCAACACCGTCCCGCTCGGCCAGGCCGAGGCGGCCCGCTCGATCGGGCTGACCTTCACCCAGTCCCTGCGCCTCGTCGTGCTG
It encodes:
- a CDS encoding amino acid ABC transporter permease, encoding MNFHALLDFSPLQQEFGTIMKAFWGTVRLALVTGIGAMIFGTVLAAMRVSPTPVLRAAGALYVYIFRNTPLTLILLFCSLGLSDTLRLHISEDPGTNGFWLAAIGMTIYTSSFVCESLRAGINTVPLGQAEAARSIGLTFTQSLRLVVLPQAFRAVVAPLGSVFIAMIKNTTIALAAGYFEASAQMKQMFDTYGGTIPIFIGFAVGFMVLTLPTGFFFGWLSKRLAVAR